A region from the Silene latifolia isolate original U9 population chromosome 7, ASM4854445v1, whole genome shotgun sequence genome encodes:
- the LOC141593099 gene encoding uncharacterized protein LOC141593099 — MNKKGLAILMRTRMKKPSIIPDSTKLSHNPVNKEVSRMLVNTEENKNSEEPRKHNNNYINNFSSSENPQRVMEHVRESMHSAITMNKSEVLDAVLNEFSKGYYDLSIENRRRLLMVLAKDYDLNRNHVRELIKQYLGLQLPSGEISAQDEGLLSTFYRTERNLRQALQPTYEVLFERLNTHPGGLKFLCSLRADILSILEEHNIPSLRALDSYLKEKLITWLSPAALELHQITWDDPASLLEKIVAYEAVHPISSLIDLKRRLGVGRRCFGYLHPAIPGEPLIFIEVALLKNVAQTIQEVLWDDPPTSECDATCALFYSISSTQPGLAGVNLGKFLIKRVIELVKKGMPQINTFATLSPIPGFMKWLLSKLASQSKLAEAVTSDLSCSSQEEPAGSAFRENVLTTDEEKELLDAVRQTIPGRNGMEVMLNLLQSPNHEWSKSDQILAVLKRILMRLCARYLLQEKKRGKALDPVANFHLQNGAMVERLNWMADKSEKGLSQSGGIMVNYIYRLDDIEENAHSYFSDGHINAALDLR; from the exons ATGAACAAAAAAGGTTTAGCAATTTTAATGCGCACTCGAATGAAGAAACCTTCAATTATTCCCGATTCTACAAAACTCTCCCATAATCCTGTTAAT AAGGAGGTTAGCAGAATGTTAGTAAATACTGAGGAAAATAAGAATTCTGAAGAACCCAGAAagcataataataattatattaataatttcaGCTCTTCAGAAAATCCTCAAAG GGTAATGGAGCATGTAAGAGAATCGATGCATTCAGCTATAACAATGAACAAAAGTGAAGTTTTGGATGCAGTTTTGAATGAATTCTCAAAG GGCTATTATGATCTTTCTATTGAAAACAGACGGAGATTGCTAATGGTACTTGCCAAAGACTATGACCTCAACCGGAACCATGTTCGTGAGCTTATAAAGCAGTATCTTGGTCTGCAGCTTCCTTCTG GTGAAATTAGTGCTCAGGATGAAGGGTTGCTGTCCACATTTTATAGGACTGAGCGAAACTTGAGACAAGCTCTTCAACCAACTTATGAAGTTCTTTTTGAAAGACTGAACACACATCCTGGAGGATTGAAGTTCTTATGTTCACTTCGTGCCGATATTCTTTCTATTCTTGA GGAACATAACATTCCATCTTTACGTGCACTGGATTCATACTTGAAAGAGAAGCTTATCACGTGGCTCAGTCCAGCTGCTTTGGAGCTCCACCAAATAACTTGGGATGATCCCGCTTCTTTGTTGGAAAAGATTGTGGCATATGAG GCTGTTCATCCTATTAGTAGCCTAATTGACCTTAAGAGGAGACTTGGAGTTGGACGACGCTGTTTTGGGTACTTGCATCCTGCAATTCCGG GTGAACCCCTTATCTTTATTGAAGTAGCACTGCTCAAAAATGTTGCACAGACAATACAG GAAGTCTTGTGGGATGATCCGCCAACGTCCGAATGTGATGCTACATGTGCATTGTTTTACTCAATATCATCAACTCAG CCAGGACTGGCAGGGGTTAATCTGGGAAAATTTCTTATCAAACGTGTGATTGAATTGGTTAAGAAGGGTATGCCACAAATCAAC ACATTTGCAACACTTAGCCCAATTCCAGGGTTCATGAAGTGGCTCTTATCTAAGTTGGCATCTCAATCCAAGCTTGCCGAAGCAGTCACTTCAGACTTGTCATGCTCTTCCCAGGAGGAACCTGCTGGGTCTGCATTCCGAGAAAATGTACTGACCACGGACGAAGAAAAGGAACTTTTAGATGCAGTGAG GCAGACTATTCCTGGGAGAAATGGCATGGAAGTCATGTTGAACTTGCTGCAATCTCCAAATCACGAGTGGAGCAAAtctgatcaaattttggcggtgCTCAAACGTATTTTGATGAGACTTTGTGCCAG GTATCTTCTTCAAGAAAAGAAGAGAGGAAAAGCTCTGGATCCTGTTGCAAACTTTCACTTGCAGAATGGAGCT ATGGTTGAACGGTTAAACTGGATGGCAGACAAATCAGAGAAGGGACTCTCTCAAAGTGGCGGTATTATGGTAAACTACATCTACAG GTTGGACGACATAGAAGAAAATGCACACTCGTATTTTAGTGATGGACATATAAATGCTGCATTAGATCTCCGGTGA